One Streptomyces sp. V4I8 genomic window carries:
- the rplK gene encoding 50S ribosomal protein L11 codes for MPPKKKKVTGLIKLQIQAGAANPAPPVGPALGQHGVNIMEFCKAYNAATESQRGWVIPVEITVYEDRSFTFITKTPPAAKMILKAAGVEKGSGEPHKTKVAKITEAQVREIATTKMPDLNANDLDAAAKIIAGTARSMGITVEG; via the coding sequence ATGCCTCCCAAGAAGAAGAAGGTCACGGGGCTCATCAAGCTCCAGATCCAGGCCGGCGCAGCCAACCCGGCCCCGCCGGTCGGCCCCGCGCTGGGCCAGCACGGCGTCAACATCATGGAGTTCTGCAAGGCCTACAACGCCGCGACCGAGTCGCAGCGCGGTTGGGTCATCCCGGTGGAGATCACGGTCTACGAGGACCGTTCCTTCACCTTCATCACCAAGACGCCGCCGGCCGCCAAGATGATCCTCAAGGCCGCGGGCGTGGAGAAGGGCTCTGGCGAGCCGCACAAGACCAAGGTCGCCAAGATCACCGAGGCGCAGGTCCGCGAGATCGCCACCACGAAGATGCCCGACCTCAACGCCAACGACCTGGACGCCGCCGCGAAGATCATCGCCGGCACCGCCCGTTCCATGGGCATCACGGTCGAGGGCTGA